Genomic DNA from Lepeophtheirus salmonis chromosome 9, UVic_Lsal_1.4, whole genome shotgun sequence:
TCCTTTGGGCGTAGCACTGCCAATGACGTCGTTTTCACGGAGCAAATGATGGGAAAGCGGCGTTACGTTTCATGCTCCAAAGTTCATTTTTGTCTACACCACTCACAGGATGAACTTGTATATTTAGAGGATAAAAGTTCCAATGGCACCTTTGTCGACGGAAATCTCGTGGGAAAGGATAAAAGGCGCCCCCTTATGCACAATTCTTATATTTCGATTGCAGAGCGCAAATGGAAGCCCTTTGTCTTCATGCTTCGAAAGCCCCCTCTCTGTGAAGCATACCCTTCTGAACTCACTTGCAAATATGTCATGTCTGGAGAGTTGGGTAAGGGAGCATGTGGTACTGTAAGGCTTGCTTTTCGAATTTCGGATGATAAGCGCGTTGCAGTCaaaattatccataaaaatcatgttaattttcataacaaaatgaatacaattAACATCATGAATGAAGTTAAAATACTTCAGTCCATTAATCATCCTTGTGTCATTCGCCTTGAGGATGTAATTGATACAGATGAAgcactatatattattttagaattggCTGATGGAGGTGAGCTCTTCGATAAAAtccttgaaaagaaaaaattttcaGAGAAGGATGCAAAATTTGTATTCCTTCAAATTGCCTCAGCCATCAAATATTTGCATTCCAAGCAAATTGCTCATCGAGACCTTaaggttatttttcttttttctttcatattttaattttttcaacccataccttaaacttttgttattatagcctgaaaatattcttttggacTCAAATGAATTGGATAGTGATCCATTGATTAAAATATCCGATATGGGTCTTTCTAAGTTGGTTGACTTGGAGTCTGTACTTAAAACCTTCGTTGGTACACCTCAATATTTGGCACCTGAAGTCTTAACATCTTGTGTTCGAGGAGATGGAACTTACAGTCATAAAGTTGATTGTTGGTCAATGGGAGTCATTCTCTACGTGCTTCTCACTGGGTGTCCTCCATTCTCTCAAGATCGTAGAGATGGAAAAGAGCTTGTGCGTCAAATTGCGGAAGGggattattattttgatcaaagaatGTGGGATTCTATATCTGATCAAGCTATCGACTTGGTGCGAAAGCTATTAACGGTTGATGTGTCTAAAAGACCTAGTGCTGCTCAAATTCTAAATCATCCATGGCTGAAAGATGATTCAGGGAATGCAATCCGAGTTCAAAAGGTCATGAAACCTCATGTTGATACATTTAAAAGTCCGGAAGCTCCTCATTCGTCAAAAAAGCGGGTGCATAGTGATGCCGATGAAATTGAActaaagaagcaaaaaattcttttttgctTTGGATCTGAAAATGTGGATAATGAATGTGATTCCTCCACTGTTGAGGCACAGTGATTATCATCAAAGATATTCCCAGAAAGTATTATTAAATCCATCTACTATGTGATCATGAACTATTATGTTGTattcactttttaattattttagaatgttcctataaaaaaaatttaatgggaAAGAAGAATACTAGAAAAGTGtgctttttttatcataaatttattatttttcttaaccgttacattaatatttatttaaaaaaccttaCTATCatgacttttaaaaagaaaaaagtaaatgtcgaagaaatataattatgtataatatcacAGATCTAATTTCatgtaaaatagtaaataacTAGGAAGACAATGACCGAAGTAACGAACATTCCaccaaagaaaatgtatttatctgCTTCTGTTCTTCTCTCAATGAGTCTCATAACAGTATTGGACATACCTAATGTACTTGATATATCCAACAACTTTCGTTTAAAtccttttatcatatttttctgatcttttaaattttctagcatGGCTTGTCCCTGTCCAAGCAAATCATCTAAACTTTTATTAGAGCGAATGAGACCGTCTTGTTGCTGTAGAGCACGATCGATGAGTATGGAGGTATCTGAACTACCTGCTGCGGCGGCATTTGTAGTAAATTTGGTCTGAAGGAGTCTTTCCCTATTTAAACTTTCCAATTCAAGACtctgtcttttatttttgatactctGAGTGGAGGACTGGAGATGCCGAACGTCTGATTTAAGTTGGTCAACACGTATTTTGGCATTGTAACGACGATTGGTGGGTTCTTTATGAACAAGTACGTCAAGTCTctcaatatttttgtgaatcaCTTGAATTCCTTGGTGAATTCGACTCTCAAGAGGAGCTCCTTCATTCAGAGGAGTCTTTTCCAACCCCACAAGACATTCCTGAATGTCTTGAATAGAACGGTTCGTCTCATGGTAGAGATATTCCATTCCGTAGGCCCTCACAGCAATCTCTGAGTCCCAAGTCCGTGCTTGAATGGGCAGTACCTTTTTATGATGACGTTTCAATTCATGACGAAGGATGACGTCATTAGAGGTCAGCATGCCAGTTTGACGTCACGTGAAGAACAAAGTatcataataattactatttacttATCGTCTCCAGTAGGTTCCTCCTCGCCCCTCATTCACTGGATTTGgcatattttccttttctcgtatctcatttattcattatataggATCAATTGTGTAACTTAATGGAGTCAAACTCCAGCTTCCTCTGTCAGCGATGTTTGACGCCTCTCCAGATCGATCCTTCGTTAACAAAAGGACAGATCAATGAGCATACAAAGGCCGAACTTGCTCTTCCGGATCTAATACCAAGTTCCTACTCCACTGACTCCAAAAAGAAGGGGTCTCATGAGAAGAAGCTAGTTGTGTTAGcaaatgaaattcattttcgCGATGAATCTGGAAAGCCTGCAGAATTGAGTCATGGATTGCGAATGGCCAAAGTGTTGTTTGATCTTGTCTCAGACGTTTCCTCAAGGGATCATCCTCTCTGTGAAGAATGTGCGGACTCTCTTCTAGAGGTACGTTACTACTTACTCATCatttatttagctattttttaacCTTGCACTATTCATTGTCTAGGCAATGGACTCAAGATTAAAATCTGCGGAAGAAGAGGCCCAGGAATACCAGGCCTATCTCAAAAAGTTGGAAAATGAAGACAAGGATTCAGGGAAGGCCATCAAGGAGCTGGGGGAGGAGTATCAAATTCTGTTAGAGGAAGAGGAGACGCTTAAAAAGGAGTTGGAAGTCCTGAAAGAAGAAGAGGTTCAGGGTGAGGATAGACTCAAGTCTCTCATTCAAGAAAGACAGAactatgaaaaagaagaaaatcgcTATTGGAGAGAATACTATGGCTATACTCGTAAGTTACTCAATGCAGAGGACGACTATAGATCTCTAGACTGCCAATTCAAATACGCTCAGAAACAATTGgatacacttaaaaaaacaaatgtttataaTGCTACCTTTCATATTTGGCATACGGGGCATTTTGCAACCATTAATGGTTTTCGTTTGGGCCGTTTGCCATCTGTACCTGTAGAATGGCCCGAAATCAATGCAGCCTGGGGTCAAACAGCCTTACTTCTCTCTTGCCtcagtaaaaaaattggaatgacCGCCTTCCATAAATATCAAATCGTTCCTTATGGcagtttttcttatattaaagtTTTGGCAGATGAGAAAGAGCTTCCTTTATATGGCGCAGGAGGTTTTCGAATGATTTGGGACACTAAATTTGATTCAGGCATGGCTGCCTTTCTGGATTGTCTAAGTCAGTTCATTAAAGAGATTGAAAAGTTGGGATTTGGATTTAATTTTCCTTATGAGGTAGATAAAGAAAAGGCCAAAATCCGAGATAAAAGTTCTGAACAATTCTTTTCCATTAAATTGCAATTCAATTCCGAGGACTCTTGGACAAAGGCTCTCAGATATATGCTTACTAGTTTGAAGTGGGCCTTAGCTTTTGTAAGTACAAAGTATATGAGACCAGAAATTGATTCCTCATCTCATTCATAGAAGTTTTTACACTTATATGAATCcatctcttcttttttaacgCATTTTCCtagtaatacataaaaacataattagtaattatgTTTTCTCCTCTTAAGCGTAaattaacatacatacattttcacTGATTGATAAGCAATatcagaatatatatttcagtttttatatttttgaatagtttttcttttttaaatattgttataaattaatatcattattattcacaCACATGTGAAATCTTGATTTTCTGTATTAAATTGTCTTCacataatatctttatttgttataaatacattattggTATAAATTAGACCAACAAACTTGTTTTAAGTATTGTTATTAGAATTAATAAATCCCATggttcatgaataaataaatatctatcaCATTTAGATGattcattcaaattttaatgccCCTAGAAGTCTTTTCTTTCAATATCTGGGATTCTGTCTTATCCTTTTCATGGTTACAACGTATTAACTTAAGTTGCTGGTTAGAGAGcatgcaatttttaattattgtgtaTATTTGTTAGTCGACGACCAATTAACGGTATTGTTTCTGTAGTTTCCCGTAGTCTGACTCTAAATAAACAGATGGATAGTCTCTGGATGAGGCCACACTTGCTCCATCATTATAGTATCCTCCACTAAGATTACTACTACTTTGATTTGGATGATCGTTTTTCCAACTTTTTGTTTTGACTTCAGGCATGGAAATATTCTTTTGCCAATGATGCGTCCAGTAAAGGTCCCCGTCTCTACCATATTCGTTAACCCTATTAGCTCCCTCTTGACAAATATACACGCAGTATACAAGGGAAGCAAAGAATGTGAGGAAtccaaaaataaggattataatCCCAATGTTCCTACatggatttaaattaaatgagtttttttgtatatataataatgactcTCACCAAACAATATCAGGCTTTGTTAATTGCAAAACAATAATGAAACCAATTGCAACTAGAATGATCCCTAAATTGACTAAGAGCATAAGACAGCAGACTCCTTTAGTATTGGGACAAAAGGGATTAGGTGCAGACATCGTTTCTACGATTACACCAGCCTTTGTTCGACTATCCCCTGATCCCATGATGTTAGTCAATCTCTAAAGAAAGATACAATTATGTTAATGCATATTACAAATTATCGTTAAAGGTTACAATGACTATACCTTCAGtagaatatgatttatttaagtaaagttGGAACCCTGGAAATCCCAGATGTTTTTGTCTATTGTTTTTCTTACATGTATAATTGTCAAATCCTTGGTTCTTTGCCCTCAGTTTTTTTATGGGGGCATTGAGATGGATATTAATACAAATGCCTATACAGCCACCTTTGTATAAAATCCAGGCAATGATACCTGTGTTTTAAATACATACCTAGGTGCctctttatttaagaaaataataagtcatttgtaagaaatattatacttatgtgAATtgcaacattaattaaattcacaGTTAGTAGGTTATATTatacttgataaatatataaattttataattaattttgattataatagcagtgtgaataaaatatatgatccaAACGGAGTTAAACGCACACTTTGACGCATTGTAGGTGTGAGATTTTAATAGGGTCATTCTTTTACCTGCTTTGATTTCTTCAGTTCATTAATTCGTAAAAATGTTtggcaaataaatttgaaaacacaTGTCTCCaacattttatagaatataaacatATGTCGTGATtgttataatagaaatatacaacCCCGAGATAGGTTGACCTTGAATAACGGTACACATATTAATCCATTTGTTAATGCTCTCGGagcaaattaatcaattataatagGTTGTTATTAGACGTGCTCTGATATATCGGGCAAAATGTTCAGTATATTTATCGTATCggaattttttaacaaattttgatattttataagatgCAATCAGTAAAAATCTAAGAAAACATTTATGAATTATTCCTTTCCAGTGTCGTGCTAAGTTTTTCTGCTATTTACTAAATATTGTGCCTATGTATCTTAGTTAATTTCGAATCTCAAATGATACTAGAGTGACTACTTGGTAGAGAGCAAAATCTCcacataaaatcaaattgaatgatgTATCTCATCTCAATttattccaaagttatggtgCATTATGTACTTTTACCTCAGGCAACGAAGTTGAGCAGAGGTTATATTTGGTAACTTggtatgaagattatatatgatcacagtaagaagtctttaaattttgagatgtaaaaaaatgcatactCGCGCATAACTTTGGTAAAAAATGAGttgaataattcaatttgatttaaggaAGATGTATTGCACTCTACAGATTGCCCCTTCTtatttacgttttgtgttaccttgacctctcaaaatttaatggcctcttactgtgaccatagtTAACCCCTCGTATCAAGTTTAATGAAAATCGATCAGCAACTTTTAGCGTAATCTTGGagaataacaaacaaacaaatgaaaaacataacctccattCAATTTCGAGTCAAAAATACGAAGGTTAACAGCAAAATACGCTCTATTTTGCTGTtaactgtcgatttttctgcttttCCCTCAACATCAGTATTTATAACGTGGATTCGACAAAAAGAAGGAGTTCTTGTTATGCTGTGAACAGTTCTCATGAACTAGATTCTTAATAATAGTTCCATGGTTAAGAAGAATTGgcttactaccaactgattttgggccttttttccattggtttttttttttttttttttttttcaagaaaggtTACGTGATACTAAAGAGTTAACGACATGGGAGGCGTCAAATTGAATCGTAAGTTTCACATTTtagtattaagtattttatagaGTTCTATATTCATGGTTTTTCCACCATGaccagtttttcttttcttcgtcgtttattacatagatataaataaagtatattcttggctttttgaagaatatttacaaataattagttatttgttattattattattattttacaaactaATGAGTAATGGTCATTgagtagatatatataaaatatttatagaactcaTTGTAATAACGACGCACATTTTTtcatagtgttgtgtcggtccatatttaggactgaagactgcagggagTGCTAGTCTAGTTGTTTAGTCGATTCTGCATATCAGccctataaattataaaatttgacccttgatgacgtcatttatttttttgtttggttgaAATCAGTTTTAGTACCAGTCCGAGGGACCTTTCCCAAGGGCTCATAGGACTGAattaataaggactgacacaacactatttttttatttataatttcccctatcaatttatttaatactatcATATTTATATCTAGATTTGAACATCCATCATAAAAATGTGTAATAATCGATCAAAAATGGAATTCATGCAAGTGTCTGGCAATGTCGTTTTTAGAAGGAGTACTTGGGCCCGttctttaattaagaaaaatagaggCCCTACGCATTGTACATATGTGGTgtgttaatcaaaaaataatcttaaacaaaattttcttccaatatgattttattcatacaatattatatttcatagacatatttgagtcaattattatatattcaaaataatggaatactttaaaatacccttagctatttggaactcagatacaactgtatcccCCTAgcgacgtaaaaaaataattgtaaaacgctggaattgcattaaaaaaaaactcagaaaattgacattgattaaagcactttttttttttttaaatatac
This window encodes:
- the lok gene encoding myosin light chain kinase A, translated to MDLDYISPEKNPLLDSQPPTQPLSNGDAEDDMEVEEDNSWGYLYPNKDNVKRLSLKNQSISFGRSTANDVVFTEQMMGKRRYVSCSKVHFCLHHSQDELVYLEDKSSNGTFVDGNLVGKDKRRPLMHNSYISIAERKWKPFVFMLRKPPLCEAYPSELTCKYVMSGELGKGACGTVRLAFRISDDKRVAVKIIHKNHVNFHNKMNTINIMNEVKILQSINHPCVIRLEDVIDTDEALYIILELADGGELFDKILEKKKFSEKDAKFVFLQIASAIKYLHSKQIAHRDLKPENILLDSNELDSDPLIKISDMGLSKLVDLESVLKTFVGTPQYLAPEVLTSCVRGDGTYSHKVDCWSMGVILYVLLTGCPPFSQDRRDGKELVRQIAEGDYYFDQRMWDSISDQAIDLVRKLLTVDVSKRPSAAQILNHPWLKDDSGNAIRVQKVMKPHVDTFKSPEAPHSSKKRVHSDADEIELKKQKILFCFGSENVDNECDSSTVEAQ
- the Membrin gene encoding Golgi SNAP receptor complex member 2; translated protein: MLTSNDVILRHELKRHHKKVLPIQARTWDSEIAVRAYGMEYLYHETNRSIQDIQECLVGLEKTPLNEGAPLESRIHQGIQVIHKNIERLDVLVHKEPTNRRYNAKIRVDQLKSDVRHLQSSTQSIKNKRQSLELESLNRERLLQTKFTTNAAAAGSSDTSILIDRALQQQDGLIRSNKSLDDLLGQGQAMLENLKDQKNMIKGFKRKLLDISSTLGMSNTVMRLIERRTEADKYIFFGGMFVTSVIVFLVIYYFT
- the Atg6 gene encoding beclin-1-like protein, translating into MESNSSFLCQRCLTPLQIDPSLTKGQINEHTKAELALPDLIPSSYSTDSKKKGSHEKKLVVLANEIHFRDESGKPAELSHGLRMAKVLFDLVSDVSSRDHPLCEECADSLLEAMDSRLKSAEEEAQEYQAYLKKLENEDKDSGKAIKELGEEYQILLEEEETLKKELEVLKEEEVQGEDRLKSLIQERQNYEKEENRYWREYYGYTRKLLNAEDDYRSLDCQFKYAQKQLDTLKKTNVYNATFHIWHTGHFATINGFRLGRLPSVPVEWPEINAAWGQTALLLSCLSKKIGMTAFHKYQIVPYGSFSYIKVLADEKELPLYGAGGFRMIWDTKFDSGMAAFLDCLSQFIKEIEKLGFGFNFPYEVDKEKAKIRDKSSEQFFSIKLQFNSEDSWTKALRYMLTSLKWALAFVSTKYMRPEIDSSSHS
- the LOC121124461 gene encoding uncharacterized protein codes for the protein MGSGDSRTKAGVIVETMSAPNPFCPNTKGVCCLMLLVNLGIILVAIGFIIVLQLTKPDIVWNIGIIILIFGFLTFFASLVYCVYICQEGANRVNEYGRDGDLYWTHHWQKNISMPEVKTKSWKNDHPNQSSSNLSGGYYNDGASVASSRDYPSVYLESDYGKLQKQYR